One window from the genome of Vicugna pacos chromosome 21, VicPac4, whole genome shotgun sequence encodes:
- the SMG7 gene encoding nonsense-mediated mRNA decay factor SMG7 isoform X1 codes for MSLQSAQYLRVYSLLGFKEKMALKMDLKVKRYSDKCGSRRKNPDGRKLSRECLNPFYLVRAWMFLQIVVVGENVSFKSQMRTGNLKSEEHLKSSNIRQAEVLKADMTDSKLGPAEVWTSRQALQDLYQKMLVTDLEYALDKKVEQDLWNHAFKNQITTLQGQAKNRANPNRSEVQANLSLFLEAASGFYTQLLQELCTVFNVDLPCRVKSSQLGIISNKQTHTSAIVKPQSSSCSYICQHCLVHLGDIARYRNQTSQAESYYRHAAQLVPSNGQPYNQLAILASSKGDHLTTIFYYCRSIAVKFPFPAASTNLQKALSKALESRDEVKTKWGVSDFIKAFIKFHGHVYLSKSLEKLSPLREKLEEQFKRLLFQKAFNSQQLVHVTVINLFQLHHLRDFSNETEQHSYSQDEQLCWTQLLALFMSFLGILCKCPLQNKSQEESYNAYPLPAVKVSMDWLRLRPRVFQEAVVDERQYIWPWLISLLNSFHPHEEDLSSTNATPLPEEFELQGFLALRPSFRNLDFSKGHQGITGDKEGQQRQIRQQRLISIGKWIADNQPRLIQCENEVGKLLFITEIPELILEDPSEAKENLILQETSVIESLAADGNPGLKSVLSTGRSVSSSCDPAEKPMVTFKENIKPREVNRDQGRSFPPKEVKSQTELRKTPVSEARKTPVTQTPSQASNSQFIPIHHPGAFPPLPSRPGFPPPTYVIPPPVAFSMGSGYTFPAGVSVPGTFLQPAAHSPAGNQVQAGKQSHIPYSQQRPSGPGPVNQGPQQPQPPAQQPLTSLPAQPAAQSTSQLQVQALAQQQQSPAKAVPALGKSPPHHSGFQQYQQADASKQLWNPPQVQGPLGKIMPVKQPYYLQTQDPIKLFEPSLQPPVMQQQPLEKKMKPFPMEPYNHNPSEVKVPEFYWDSSYSMADNRAVMAQPANVDRRGKRSPGAFRPEQDPAPGMPFEDPKGSPLLPPDLLKSLAALEEEEELIFSNPPDLYPALLGPLASLPGRSLFKSLLEKPSELMSHSSSFLSLTGFSLNQERYPNNSVFNEVYGKSLTTSSKAEPRPSAAPQEASLYSLFEGTPWSPSLPASSDHSTPASQSPHSSNPSSLPSSPPTHNHNSVPFSNFGPIGTPDNRDRRTADRWKTDKPAMGGFGIDYLSATSSSESSWHQASTPGGSWAGHGPSMEDSSAVLMESLKTTRHLTSADKLWTVFQSIWSSSMMHPGPSALEQLLMQQKQKQQRGHGTMNPPH; via the exons gcAGGCAGAAGTCCTGAAGGCTGACATGACAG ATTCCAAGCTGGGTCCAGCTGAGGTCTGGACATCCAGGCAGGCTCTGCAGGACCTGTACCAGAAAATGCTAGTTACTGATTTGGAATACGCTTTAGACAAGAAAGTAGAACAGGATCT CTGGAATCATGCCTTTAAGAATCAGATCACAACACTACAAGGCCAGGCAAAGAATCGAGCAAACCCGAATCGGAGTGAAGTTCAGGCAAACCTTTCTCTGTTCCTAGAGGCAGCTAGTGGCTTCTATACTCAG TTATTACAAGAACTGTGTACAGTGTTTAACGTAGATTTACCATGCCGTGTGAAGTCTTCCCAGCTGGGGATTATCAGCAATAAACAGACGCACACCAGCGCCATTGTGAAGCCACAGTCCAGCTCCTGTTCCTACATCTGCCAGCACTGCCTCGTCCACCTCGGAGACATTG CTCGATACAGAAACCAGACCAGCCAGGCAGAGTCCTACTATCGACATGCAGCTCAGCTTGTCCCCTCTAATG GTCAGCCTTACAATCAGTTGGCTATCTTAGCTTCCTCCAAAGGAGACCATCTGACCACCATTTTCTACTACTGCAGAAGCATCGCTGTGAAGTTCCCTTTCCCAGCTGCCTCGACTAATCTACAGAAAGCACTTTCTAAAGCACTGGAAAG ccGGGATGAGGTGAAAACCAAATGGGGTGTTTCTGACTTCATCAAGGCCTTTATTAAATTCCACGGTCATGTGTACCTGAGTAAGAGCTTGGAAAAGTTGAGCCCTCTTCGAGAGAAATTGGAAGAACAGTTTAAG AGGCTGCTATTCCAAAAAGCTTTCAACTCTCAGCAGTTAGTTCACGTCACTGTCATTAACCTGTTTCAACTTCATCACCTTCGTGACTTTAGCAACGAAACGGAACAGCATAGTTATAGCCAAGATGAGCAGCTGTGTTGGACACAGTTGCTAGCCCTCTTTA TGTCTTTTCTTGGCATCCTGTGCAAATGTCCTCTCCAGAACAAGTCTCAGGAGGAGTCCTACAACGCCTACCCCCTCCCTGCAGTGAAGGTCTCCATGGACTGGCTGAGGCTCAGGCCCAGGGTCTTCCAGGAGGCGGTGGTGGATGAAAGACAGTA CATTTGGCCCTGGCTGATTTCTCTTCTGAACAGCTTCCACCCCCATGAAGAGGATCTTTCAAGCACTAACG CTACACCACTTCCAGAGGAGTTTGAGTTACAAGGATTCTTGGCTTTGAGACCTTCTTTCAG GAACTTGGATTTTTCCAAAGGCCACCAGGGTATCACAGGAGACAAAGAGGGCCAGCAGCGGCAGATTCGGCAGCAGCGTTTGATCTCCATAGGCAAATGGATCGCAGACAATCAGCCGAG gcTGATTCAGTGTGAAAATGAGGTAGGGAAATTGTTATTTATCACAGAAATCCCAGAGTTAATACTGGAAGACCCCAGTGAAGCCAAAGAGAACCTCATTCTGCAAGAAACGTCCGTGATAGAGTCATTAGCTGCGGACGGGAACCCGGGGCTGAAGTCAGTGCTGTCTACGGGCCGGAGTGTAAGCAGCAGCTGTGACCCAGCAGAGAAGCCCATGGTCACCTTCAAAGAGAACATCAAGCCACGAGAAGTGAACAGAGACCAAGGAAGAAGCTTTCCTCCCAAAGAG GTAAAGTCCCAGACAGAGTTAAGAAAGACTCCAGTGTCTGAAGCCAGGAAAACACCTGTCACTCAAACCCCAAGTCAAGCAAGTAACTCCCAGTTCATCCCCATCCATCACCCTGGAGCCTTCCCCCCTCTTCCCAGCCGGCCAG GGTTCCCGCCCCCAACGTATGTCATCCCCCCACCTGTGGCATTTTCTATGGGCTCAGGTTACACCTTCCCAGCTGGTGTTTCTGTCCCAGGAACCTTTCTTCAGCCTGCAGCTCACTCTCCAGCAGGAAACCAGGTGCAAGCTGGGAAACAGTCCCACATTCCTTACAGCCAGCAACGGCCCTCCGGACCAGGGCCAGTGAACCAGGGACCTCAACAGCCACAGCCACCTGCCCAGCAGCCCCTTACGTCTCTACCAGCTCAGCCAGCAGCCCAGTCCACAAGCCAGTTGCAGGTTCAAGCTCTCGCTCAGCAACAGCAGTCCCCTGCAAAAGCTGTGCCAGCTTTGGGGAAGAGCCCTCCTCACCACTCTGGATTCCAGCAG TATCAACAGGCGGATGCCTCCAAACAGCTGTGGAATCCCCCTCAGGTTCAAGGCCCGTTAGGGAAAATCATGCCTGTGAAACAGCCCTACTACCTTCAAACCCAAGACCCCATAAAACTGTTTGAGCCGTCATTGCAACCTCCTGTAATGCAGCAGCAGCCTCTAGAGAAAAAGATGAAGCCTTTTCCCATGGAGCCATATAACCACAACCCCTCAGAGGTCAAGGTCCCAGAATTCTACTGGGACTCTTCGTACAGCATGGCCGACAACAGGGCTGTCATGGCGCAGCCAGCGAACGTGGACCGCAGGGGCAAGCGGTCCCCAGGAGCCTTCCGTCCAGAGCAGGACCCTGCGCCCGGGATGCCGTTCGAG GACCCCAAGggctcccctctgctccctccgGACCTGTTAAAGAGTCTGGCTgccttggaggaggaggaagagctgaTTTTTTCTAACCCTCCTGATCTTTACCCAGCTCTGCTGGGGCCTCTCGCCTCCCTTCCTGGACGAAGCCTCTTT AAATCCTTATTGGAGAAGCCCTCAGAGCTCATGTCACATTCATCCTCTTTTCTGTCCCTCACCGGATTCTCTCTCAATCAG GAAAGATACCCAAATAACAGCGTGTTCAACGAGGTGTATGGGAAAAGCCTCACCACTAGCTCCAAAGCGGAACCGCGCCCCTCGGCGGCCCCGCAGGAAGCATCGCTGTACTCCCTGTTTGAAGGAACCCCGTGGTCGCCGTCACTCCCGGCCAGCTCAG ACCATTCAACACCAGCCAGCCAATCTCCTCATTCCTCGAACCCAAGCAGCCTGCCGAGCTCCCCTCCAACACACAACCATAATTCTGTCCCGTTCTCCAATTTTGGACCCATTGGGACTCCAGATAACAGGGACAGGAGAACTGCAGATCGATGGAAAACTGATAAGCCAG CCATGGGGGGGTTTGGCATTGATTACCTCTCAGCAACGTCATCTTCTGAGAGCAGTTGGCATCAGGCCAGCACTCCGGGTGGCTCCTGGGCAGGCCATGGTCCCTCCATGGAGGATTCCTCTGCTGTGCTCATGGAAAGCTTAAAG ACAACCAGGCACTTGACCTCTGCTGACAAGCTCTGGACTGTTTTTCAGTCTATCTGGTCCAGCTCCATGATGCATCCTGGACCTTCCGCTCTGGAGCAGCTGTTAAtgcagcagaagcagaagcagcagcgGGGACACGGCACCATGAACCCTCCACACTGA
- the SMG7 gene encoding nonsense-mediated mRNA decay factor SMG7 isoform X12 produces the protein MFLQIVVVGENVSFKSQMRTGNLKSEEHLKSSNIRQAEVLKADMTDSKLGPAEVWTSRQALQDLYQKMLVTDLEYALDKKVEQDLWNHAFKNQITTLQGQAKNRANPNRSEVQANLSLFLEAASGFYTQLLQELCTVFNVDLPCRVKSSQLGIISNKQTHTSAIVKPQSSSCSYICQHCLVHLGDIARYRNQTSQAESYYRHAAQLVPSNGQPYNQLAILASSKGDHLTTIFYYCRSIAVKFPFPAASTNLQKALSKALESRDEVKTKWGVSDFIKAFIKFHGHVYLSKSLEKLSPLREKLEEQFKRLLFQKAFNSQQLVHVTVINLFQLHHLRDFSNETEQHSYSQDEQLCWTQLLALFMSFLGILCKCPLQNKSQEESYNAYPLPAVKVSMDWLRLRPRVFQEAVVDERQYIWPWLISLLNSFHPHEEDLSSTNATPLPEEFELQGFLALRPSFRNLDFSKGHQGITGDKEGQQRQIRQQRLISIGKWIADNQPRLIQCENEVGKLLFITEIPELILEDPSEAKENLILQETSVIESLAADGNPGLKSVLSTGRSVSSSCDPAEKPMVTFKENIKPREVNRDQGRSFPPKEVKSQTELRKTPVSEARKTPVTQTPSQASNSQFIPIHHPGAFPPLPSRPGFPPPTYVIPPPVAFSMGSGYTFPAGVSVPGTFLQPAAHSPAGNQVQAGKQSHIPYSQQRPSGPGPVNQGPQQPQPPAQQPLTSLPAQPAAQSTSQLQVQALAQQQQSPAKAVPALGKSPPHHSGFQQYQQADASKQLWNPPQVQGPLGKIMPVKQPYYLQTQDPIKLFEPSLQPPVMQQQPLEKKMKPFPMEPYNHNPSEVKVPEFYWDSSYSMADNRAVMAQPANVDRRGKRSPGAFRPEQDPAPGMPFEKSLLEKPSELMSHSSSFLSLTGFSLNQERYPNNSVFNEVYGKSLTTSSKAEPRPSAAPQEASLYSLFEGTPWSPSLPASSDHSTPASQSPHSSNPSSLPSSPPTHNHNSVPFSNFGPIGTPDNRDRRTADRWKTDKPAMGGFGIDYLSATSSSESSWHQASTPGGSWAGHGPSMEDSSAVLMESLKSIWSSSMMHPGPSALEQLLMQQKQKQQRGHGTMNPPH, from the exons gcAGGCAGAAGTCCTGAAGGCTGACATGACAG ATTCCAAGCTGGGTCCAGCTGAGGTCTGGACATCCAGGCAGGCTCTGCAGGACCTGTACCAGAAAATGCTAGTTACTGATTTGGAATACGCTTTAGACAAGAAAGTAGAACAGGATCT CTGGAATCATGCCTTTAAGAATCAGATCACAACACTACAAGGCCAGGCAAAGAATCGAGCAAACCCGAATCGGAGTGAAGTTCAGGCAAACCTTTCTCTGTTCCTAGAGGCAGCTAGTGGCTTCTATACTCAG TTATTACAAGAACTGTGTACAGTGTTTAACGTAGATTTACCATGCCGTGTGAAGTCTTCCCAGCTGGGGATTATCAGCAATAAACAGACGCACACCAGCGCCATTGTGAAGCCACAGTCCAGCTCCTGTTCCTACATCTGCCAGCACTGCCTCGTCCACCTCGGAGACATTG CTCGATACAGAAACCAGACCAGCCAGGCAGAGTCCTACTATCGACATGCAGCTCAGCTTGTCCCCTCTAATG GTCAGCCTTACAATCAGTTGGCTATCTTAGCTTCCTCCAAAGGAGACCATCTGACCACCATTTTCTACTACTGCAGAAGCATCGCTGTGAAGTTCCCTTTCCCAGCTGCCTCGACTAATCTACAGAAAGCACTTTCTAAAGCACTGGAAAG ccGGGATGAGGTGAAAACCAAATGGGGTGTTTCTGACTTCATCAAGGCCTTTATTAAATTCCACGGTCATGTGTACCTGAGTAAGAGCTTGGAAAAGTTGAGCCCTCTTCGAGAGAAATTGGAAGAACAGTTTAAG AGGCTGCTATTCCAAAAAGCTTTCAACTCTCAGCAGTTAGTTCACGTCACTGTCATTAACCTGTTTCAACTTCATCACCTTCGTGACTTTAGCAACGAAACGGAACAGCATAGTTATAGCCAAGATGAGCAGCTGTGTTGGACACAGTTGCTAGCCCTCTTTA TGTCTTTTCTTGGCATCCTGTGCAAATGTCCTCTCCAGAACAAGTCTCAGGAGGAGTCCTACAACGCCTACCCCCTCCCTGCAGTGAAGGTCTCCATGGACTGGCTGAGGCTCAGGCCCAGGGTCTTCCAGGAGGCGGTGGTGGATGAAAGACAGTA CATTTGGCCCTGGCTGATTTCTCTTCTGAACAGCTTCCACCCCCATGAAGAGGATCTTTCAAGCACTAACG CTACACCACTTCCAGAGGAGTTTGAGTTACAAGGATTCTTGGCTTTGAGACCTTCTTTCAG GAACTTGGATTTTTCCAAAGGCCACCAGGGTATCACAGGAGACAAAGAGGGCCAGCAGCGGCAGATTCGGCAGCAGCGTTTGATCTCCATAGGCAAATGGATCGCAGACAATCAGCCGAG gcTGATTCAGTGTGAAAATGAGGTAGGGAAATTGTTATTTATCACAGAAATCCCAGAGTTAATACTGGAAGACCCCAGTGAAGCCAAAGAGAACCTCATTCTGCAAGAAACGTCCGTGATAGAGTCATTAGCTGCGGACGGGAACCCGGGGCTGAAGTCAGTGCTGTCTACGGGCCGGAGTGTAAGCAGCAGCTGTGACCCAGCAGAGAAGCCCATGGTCACCTTCAAAGAGAACATCAAGCCACGAGAAGTGAACAGAGACCAAGGAAGAAGCTTTCCTCCCAAAGAG GTAAAGTCCCAGACAGAGTTAAGAAAGACTCCAGTGTCTGAAGCCAGGAAAACACCTGTCACTCAAACCCCAAGTCAAGCAAGTAACTCCCAGTTCATCCCCATCCATCACCCTGGAGCCTTCCCCCCTCTTCCCAGCCGGCCAG GGTTCCCGCCCCCAACGTATGTCATCCCCCCACCTGTGGCATTTTCTATGGGCTCAGGTTACACCTTCCCAGCTGGTGTTTCTGTCCCAGGAACCTTTCTTCAGCCTGCAGCTCACTCTCCAGCAGGAAACCAGGTGCAAGCTGGGAAACAGTCCCACATTCCTTACAGCCAGCAACGGCCCTCCGGACCAGGGCCAGTGAACCAGGGACCTCAACAGCCACAGCCACCTGCCCAGCAGCCCCTTACGTCTCTACCAGCTCAGCCAGCAGCCCAGTCCACAAGCCAGTTGCAGGTTCAAGCTCTCGCTCAGCAACAGCAGTCCCCTGCAAAAGCTGTGCCAGCTTTGGGGAAGAGCCCTCCTCACCACTCTGGATTCCAGCAG TATCAACAGGCGGATGCCTCCAAACAGCTGTGGAATCCCCCTCAGGTTCAAGGCCCGTTAGGGAAAATCATGCCTGTGAAACAGCCCTACTACCTTCAAACCCAAGACCCCATAAAACTGTTTGAGCCGTCATTGCAACCTCCTGTAATGCAGCAGCAGCCTCTAGAGAAAAAGATGAAGCCTTTTCCCATGGAGCCATATAACCACAACCCCTCAGAGGTCAAGGTCCCAGAATTCTACTGGGACTCTTCGTACAGCATGGCCGACAACAGGGCTGTCATGGCGCAGCCAGCGAACGTGGACCGCAGGGGCAAGCGGTCCCCAGGAGCCTTCCGTCCAGAGCAGGACCCTGCGCCCGGGATGCCGTTCGAG AAATCCTTATTGGAGAAGCCCTCAGAGCTCATGTCACATTCATCCTCTTTTCTGTCCCTCACCGGATTCTCTCTCAATCAG GAAAGATACCCAAATAACAGCGTGTTCAACGAGGTGTATGGGAAAAGCCTCACCACTAGCTCCAAAGCGGAACCGCGCCCCTCGGCGGCCCCGCAGGAAGCATCGCTGTACTCCCTGTTTGAAGGAACCCCGTGGTCGCCGTCACTCCCGGCCAGCTCAG ACCATTCAACACCAGCCAGCCAATCTCCTCATTCCTCGAACCCAAGCAGCCTGCCGAGCTCCCCTCCAACACACAACCATAATTCTGTCCCGTTCTCCAATTTTGGACCCATTGGGACTCCAGATAACAGGGACAGGAGAACTGCAGATCGATGGAAAACTGATAAGCCAG CCATGGGGGGGTTTGGCATTGATTACCTCTCAGCAACGTCATCTTCTGAGAGCAGTTGGCATCAGGCCAGCACTCCGGGTGGCTCCTGGGCAGGCCATGGTCCCTCCATGGAGGATTCCTCTGCTGTGCTCATGGAAAGCTTAAAG TCTATCTGGTCCAGCTCCATGATGCATCCTGGACCTTCCGCTCTGGAGCAGCTGTTAAtgcagcagaagcagaagcagcagcgGGGACACGGCACCATGAACCCTCCACACTGA
- the SMG7 gene encoding nonsense-mediated mRNA decay factor SMG7 isoform X13: MSLQSAQYLRQAEVLKADMTDSKLGPAEVWTSRQALQDLYQKMLVTDLEYALDKKVEQDLWNHAFKNQITTLQGQAKNRANPNRSEVQANLSLFLEAASGFYTQLLQELCTVFNVDLPCRVKSSQLGIISNKQTHTSAIVKPQSSSCSYICQHCLVHLGDIARYRNQTSQAESYYRHAAQLVPSNGQPYNQLAILASSKGDHLTTIFYYCRSIAVKFPFPAASTNLQKALSKALESRDEVKTKWGVSDFIKAFIKFHGHVYLSKSLEKLSPLREKLEEQFKRLLFQKAFNSQQLVHVTVINLFQLHHLRDFSNETEQHSYSQDEQLCWTQLLALFMSFLGILCKCPLQNKSQEESYNAYPLPAVKVSMDWLRLRPRVFQEAVVDERQYIWPWLISLLNSFHPHEEDLSSTNATPLPEEFELQGFLALRPSFRNLDFSKGHQGITGDKEGQQRQIRQQRLISIGKWIADNQPRLIQCENEVGKLLFITEIPELILEDPSEAKENLILQETSVIESLAADGNPGLKSVLSTGRSVSSSCDPAEKPMVTFKENIKPREVNRDQGRSFPPKEVKSQTELRKTPVSEARKTPVTQTPSQASNSQFIPIHHPGAFPPLPSRPGFPPPTYVIPPPVAFSMGSGYTFPAGVSVPGTFLQPAAHSPAGNQVQAGKQSHIPYSQQRPSGPGPVNQGPQQPQPPAQQPLTSLPAQPAAQSTSQLQVQALAQQQQSPAKAVPALGKSPPHHSGFQQYQQADASKQLWNPPQVQGPLGKIMPVKQPYYLQTQDPIKLFEPSLQPPVMQQQPLEKKMKPFPMEPYNHNPSEVKVPEFYWDSSYSMADNRAVMAQPANVDRRGKRSPGAFRPEQDPAPGMPFEKSLLEKPSELMSHSSSFLSLTGFSLNQERYPNNSVFNEVYGKSLTTSSKAEPRPSAAPQEASLYSLFEGTPWSPSLPASSDHSTPASQSPHSSNPSSLPSSPPTHNHNSVPFSNFGPIGTPDNRDRRTADRWKTDKPAMGGFGIDYLSATSSSESSWHQASTPGGSWAGHGPSMEDSSAVLMESLKSIWSSSMMHPGPSALEQLLMQQKQKQQRGHGTMNPPH; this comes from the exons gcAGGCAGAAGTCCTGAAGGCTGACATGACAG ATTCCAAGCTGGGTCCAGCTGAGGTCTGGACATCCAGGCAGGCTCTGCAGGACCTGTACCAGAAAATGCTAGTTACTGATTTGGAATACGCTTTAGACAAGAAAGTAGAACAGGATCT CTGGAATCATGCCTTTAAGAATCAGATCACAACACTACAAGGCCAGGCAAAGAATCGAGCAAACCCGAATCGGAGTGAAGTTCAGGCAAACCTTTCTCTGTTCCTAGAGGCAGCTAGTGGCTTCTATACTCAG TTATTACAAGAACTGTGTACAGTGTTTAACGTAGATTTACCATGCCGTGTGAAGTCTTCCCAGCTGGGGATTATCAGCAATAAACAGACGCACACCAGCGCCATTGTGAAGCCACAGTCCAGCTCCTGTTCCTACATCTGCCAGCACTGCCTCGTCCACCTCGGAGACATTG CTCGATACAGAAACCAGACCAGCCAGGCAGAGTCCTACTATCGACATGCAGCTCAGCTTGTCCCCTCTAATG GTCAGCCTTACAATCAGTTGGCTATCTTAGCTTCCTCCAAAGGAGACCATCTGACCACCATTTTCTACTACTGCAGAAGCATCGCTGTGAAGTTCCCTTTCCCAGCTGCCTCGACTAATCTACAGAAAGCACTTTCTAAAGCACTGGAAAG ccGGGATGAGGTGAAAACCAAATGGGGTGTTTCTGACTTCATCAAGGCCTTTATTAAATTCCACGGTCATGTGTACCTGAGTAAGAGCTTGGAAAAGTTGAGCCCTCTTCGAGAGAAATTGGAAGAACAGTTTAAG AGGCTGCTATTCCAAAAAGCTTTCAACTCTCAGCAGTTAGTTCACGTCACTGTCATTAACCTGTTTCAACTTCATCACCTTCGTGACTTTAGCAACGAAACGGAACAGCATAGTTATAGCCAAGATGAGCAGCTGTGTTGGACACAGTTGCTAGCCCTCTTTA TGTCTTTTCTTGGCATCCTGTGCAAATGTCCTCTCCAGAACAAGTCTCAGGAGGAGTCCTACAACGCCTACCCCCTCCCTGCAGTGAAGGTCTCCATGGACTGGCTGAGGCTCAGGCCCAGGGTCTTCCAGGAGGCGGTGGTGGATGAAAGACAGTA CATTTGGCCCTGGCTGATTTCTCTTCTGAACAGCTTCCACCCCCATGAAGAGGATCTTTCAAGCACTAACG CTACACCACTTCCAGAGGAGTTTGAGTTACAAGGATTCTTGGCTTTGAGACCTTCTTTCAG GAACTTGGATTTTTCCAAAGGCCACCAGGGTATCACAGGAGACAAAGAGGGCCAGCAGCGGCAGATTCGGCAGCAGCGTTTGATCTCCATAGGCAAATGGATCGCAGACAATCAGCCGAG gcTGATTCAGTGTGAAAATGAGGTAGGGAAATTGTTATTTATCACAGAAATCCCAGAGTTAATACTGGAAGACCCCAGTGAAGCCAAAGAGAACCTCATTCTGCAAGAAACGTCCGTGATAGAGTCATTAGCTGCGGACGGGAACCCGGGGCTGAAGTCAGTGCTGTCTACGGGCCGGAGTGTAAGCAGCAGCTGTGACCCAGCAGAGAAGCCCATGGTCACCTTCAAAGAGAACATCAAGCCACGAGAAGTGAACAGAGACCAAGGAAGAAGCTTTCCTCCCAAAGAG GTAAAGTCCCAGACAGAGTTAAGAAAGACTCCAGTGTCTGAAGCCAGGAAAACACCTGTCACTCAAACCCCAAGTCAAGCAAGTAACTCCCAGTTCATCCCCATCCATCACCCTGGAGCCTTCCCCCCTCTTCCCAGCCGGCCAG GGTTCCCGCCCCCAACGTATGTCATCCCCCCACCTGTGGCATTTTCTATGGGCTCAGGTTACACCTTCCCAGCTGGTGTTTCTGTCCCAGGAACCTTTCTTCAGCCTGCAGCTCACTCTCCAGCAGGAAACCAGGTGCAAGCTGGGAAACAGTCCCACATTCCTTACAGCCAGCAACGGCCCTCCGGACCAGGGCCAGTGAACCAGGGACCTCAACAGCCACAGCCACCTGCCCAGCAGCCCCTTACGTCTCTACCAGCTCAGCCAGCAGCCCAGTCCACAAGCCAGTTGCAGGTTCAAGCTCTCGCTCAGCAACAGCAGTCCCCTGCAAAAGCTGTGCCAGCTTTGGGGAAGAGCCCTCCTCACCACTCTGGATTCCAGCAG TATCAACAGGCGGATGCCTCCAAACAGCTGTGGAATCCCCCTCAGGTTCAAGGCCCGTTAGGGAAAATCATGCCTGTGAAACAGCCCTACTACCTTCAAACCCAAGACCCCATAAAACTGTTTGAGCCGTCATTGCAACCTCCTGTAATGCAGCAGCAGCCTCTAGAGAAAAAGATGAAGCCTTTTCCCATGGAGCCATATAACCACAACCCCTCAGAGGTCAAGGTCCCAGAATTCTACTGGGACTCTTCGTACAGCATGGCCGACAACAGGGCTGTCATGGCGCAGCCAGCGAACGTGGACCGCAGGGGCAAGCGGTCCCCAGGAGCCTTCCGTCCAGAGCAGGACCCTGCGCCCGGGATGCCGTTCGAG AAATCCTTATTGGAGAAGCCCTCAGAGCTCATGTCACATTCATCCTCTTTTCTGTCCCTCACCGGATTCTCTCTCAATCAG GAAAGATACCCAAATAACAGCGTGTTCAACGAGGTGTATGGGAAAAGCCTCACCACTAGCTCCAAAGCGGAACCGCGCCCCTCGGCGGCCCCGCAGGAAGCATCGCTGTACTCCCTGTTTGAAGGAACCCCGTGGTCGCCGTCACTCCCGGCCAGCTCAG ACCATTCAACACCAGCCAGCCAATCTCCTCATTCCTCGAACCCAAGCAGCCTGCCGAGCTCCCCTCCAACACACAACCATAATTCTGTCCCGTTCTCCAATTTTGGACCCATTGGGACTCCAGATAACAGGGACAGGAGAACTGCAGATCGATGGAAAACTGATAAGCCAG CCATGGGGGGGTTTGGCATTGATTACCTCTCAGCAACGTCATCTTCTGAGAGCAGTTGGCATCAGGCCAGCACTCCGGGTGGCTCCTGGGCAGGCCATGGTCCCTCCATGGAGGATTCCTCTGCTGTGCTCATGGAAAGCTTAAAG TCTATCTGGTCCAGCTCCATGATGCATCCTGGACCTTCCGCTCTGGAGCAGCTGTTAAtgcagcagaagcagaagcagcagcgGGGACACGGCACCATGAACCCTCCACACTGA